In Mycoplasmopsis phocirhinis, the DNA window TGATATGACTCAACAACAGTGTATTTTGAAAGTTTTGCGAGAAAAGGATTGAGATATCCTGGTTATTCAAAAGACGGAAAATTTAAAGAAGATCAAATAGTAATTGGAATGATTACTGATTGTAATGGAATTCCATTTCATTTCAAAATATTCAAAGGAAATACTGCTGATATGAACACTTTTATACCTTTTATATTGGAAATACGGGATATTTATAATATAAAAAATGTAACAATTGTCGCAGATAGAGGAATGAGCACAAACCGCAACATACGCTTTTTAGAATCTTTAAACATAGATTACATACTCTCTTATCGTTTGAAATCTAGTACAAAACAAAGAAAAGAATACACAATTAACCAAAACGATTATATTCGTGTAAACAAAGATTTTAAATATAAAGAAATAGAATTTATGTCGCTGTGAAAAAACAAACGGTTCAACGGTCATAAAAGAAGACAAATAATGACCCATAGTAAAAAACGAGCAGCAAAAGATTTTAATGATCGTATGCAACTAATTGAAATTTTCAATAAAAAACAAAAAAATGGTAGAGTAATTGAAACAGATTTAATAGCTGCCAAAAAGCATAAATTTTTTAAAAAAATTGGAGCAACTTCTTATTATCAATTAGATTTAGAAAAAATTAGTGAAGATGAACAATTTGATGGTTATTATGTGTATGAAACTTCAAGAACAGATCTTAAGCCATTAGATATTGTTGATTTATATCAAAAACAATGACAAATTGAAAATAATTTTAGAAATTTAAAAAATTGTTTAAAAATTAGACCTATGTATGTTTGGAGTGAAAATCATATTGAAGGTTATATTACTTTATGCTTTATTTCATTGGTTTTATTACAGTATGGTTTAAATATTTTGAATAAATATGTTAAAAAACAAACAAAAATAGACAAAAATTATTCAATTTCCAATTATGTAGACGCTATCAAAAATGCCGAAAAAATTCAAATTTTAATTGATAACAAAATTATTAACGAATACAACATTGAAAATACTGATAATGAAAAGGAAACAATGTTATATGAATTAATTGAACAATCAATCAAAAATTACAATGTAATTAAATTATAAAAAATTCCGAAAGTACCTTAAAATGAGGTATTTACGGAATTTTTTAATTTGCAACTTGGAAACTCGGGAGTCTTGGTTGTTGCTTAATTTCTTCGATTGTGAAGGGGCGATCGTTTAGGTTTTGCCCACCAAAAATTTCAAAAAGTTTATTATTATACTCTCAACCTTCTTTTGATTCATATTCATAAATATAACCCTCATTTAAATCTTTTTCGTTTGTAATTAACGACTTATTGCATAATTTTAATAATTCTAATTTAAATTTTTTTGACACGATATAATCCTCTATATGAATATTTTATTCATATTAATTCTATCATTAAGCAATTAAAAAACTCAAATTTGTTAATTTGAGTTTTTAATCAAGTTTTTATAGTATATAAATTAAATGTTATTAATAATCACCGTCTCATTCAAATTCATATTCAAAAATTCTAACAGTGTCGCCTGGCTGTACGCCTTTTTTGATTAATTCATCTCAAACGCCAATTTTTTTAAGTATATTGTTAAATCTTAATAAATTGTCGTAACTAATTAATGGTATTTTTTCGTATAAATGTTTAATTTTCGGTCCATTTATTTCATAAAAACCTTCGTATTGCTTAATGACTTGATATTCTTGTTCAAGTTTAATTTCAACCACTGTATCATCTTTTATTTCTTCAACAGGTTTTAATTTATTAAGCTCGATTAAATTAAATAATTCTTTTTTGACTTCATCAAGATTTTTGCTTGCTAAAGCTGAGATAGCTACAAGTTTAATTTCAGGGTATTTTTGTTTAAACTTACTCAAGTTTTGTTCAAAGTTTGTTAAATCAGATTTATTAGCAATTACTAATTGGTCTTTTTTTTCAAGATTCAAACTGTAATTTTTTAATTCTTCGTTAATAACCTCAAAATCTTTTATTGGGTCTTTATCTTCACTGCCAAAATCAATAATATGTGCAATTACACGACATCTTTCAATATGTTTTAGGAATTGAATTCCTAAACCTTTGCCTTGTGAAGCTCCTTGAATTAAACCGGGTAAATCAGCCACAACAAAAGAATTATCATAATATTTAACCATCCCCAATTGTGGGACAAGAGTTGTAAATTCATATTCAGCAATTTTAGCTTTAGCATTTGAAATGGCACTTAATAATGTAGATTTACCAGCAGAAGGCTTACCCACAACTCCTACATCTGACATAATTTT includes these proteins:
- the obgE gene encoding GTPase ObgE; translated protein: MARFIDEIKIQLVAGKGGDGMISFRREAHVDKGGPDGGDGGRGGNIYFVGDLGKNTLLSLYGNKKISAEDGVNGGPKNLYGAAGKDKYVYVPIGTVVYRDSKVVADIIEPKEYLVAKGGQGGRGNMKFKSPRNTAPRISENGTKGEKYDAHIVLKIMSDVGVVGKPSAGKSTLLSAISNAKAKIAEYEFTTLVPQLGMVKYYDNSFVVADLPGLIQGASQGKGLGIQFLKHIERCRVIAHIIDFGSEDKDPIKDFEVINEELKNYSLNLEKKDQLVIANKSDLTNFEQNLSKFKQKYPEIKLVAISALASKNLDEVKKELFNLIELNKLKPVEEIKDDTVVEIKLEQEYQVIKQYEGFYEINGPKIKHLYEKIPLISYDNLLRFNNILKKIGVWDELIKKGVQPGDTVRIFEYEFEWDGDY
- a CDS encoding IS1634 family transposase, whose protein sequence is MEKWVITQSKRKDKTYVSVAIPAGFGKGYKKSIGIGNLETLKTLNLDPINALKVACADWNTEWNKEKILSKVKEVLAQSKKEIRKQNFGIKALYELCDKINPFKLCEKSKSKNLLDIAKYIITSRIINQDSLIKMYQQKHLYDFNNDFKKSTFYNSLDYVTNNKNEILKQLNNSLTSNASRDIEVLWYDSTTVYFESFARKGLRYPGYSKDGKFKEDQIVIGMITDCNGIPFHFKIFKGNTADMNTFIPFILEIRDIYNIKNVTIVADRGMSTNRNIRFLESLNIDYILSYRLKSSTKQRKEYTINQNDYIRVNKDFKYKEIEFMSLWKNKRFNGHKRRQIMTHSKKRAAKDFNDRMQLIEIFNKKQKNGRVIETDLIAAKKHKFFKKIGATSYYQLDLEKISEDEQFDGYYVYETSRTDLKPLDIVDLYQKQWQIENNFRNLKNCLKIRPMYVWSENHIEGYITLCFISLVLLQYGLNILNKYVKKQTKIDKNYSISNYVDAIKNAEKIQILIDNKIINEYNIENTDNEKETMLYELIEQSIKNYNVIKL